The following are encoded in a window of Kiritimatiellia bacterium genomic DNA:
- a CDS encoding DHHA1 domain-containing protein, translated as MKRLLMDETVNTEIEQTLKALAGVLPSKGRVLIIPHDYPDPDALASAAALQLLLAKHYHLHGQIIFSGIVSRAENREVVRHCKYRFIPLQQWHPGKKKCPAIFVDTTPWHGNVTMPAGINPIAVFDHHHHGKYTAPAGMFIDIKPAFGATSTRFWECLRAANIPIPKWLAAIMAYAITTETFDFIRHVSERDITAYTALLNQCSVRTLGQIKNAPLSRTYYGYLAEAVSNAQTYGRAAWTHLASVKQPEIVAEIADLLLRMERITRAFCTGFTDDRLVVSVRSKTAGLHCGRLLRSVIGKKNGSAGGHEQAAAGFMDISSLPATERIQLRDALEAKMLARLEGRISATARPLLLAEDQAARSV; from the coding sequence TTGAAACGATTGCTTATGGATGAAACGGTCAATACTGAAATTGAACAGACGCTGAAGGCGCTGGCCGGGGTTCTGCCCTCCAAGGGCCGGGTATTGATCATCCCGCATGATTATCCCGACCCGGACGCCCTCGCTTCGGCGGCCGCCCTGCAGCTGCTTCTGGCGAAACATTATCATCTTCACGGCCAGATTATTTTCAGCGGCATTGTTTCGCGCGCTGAAAACCGGGAGGTTGTCCGGCATTGCAAGTACAGATTTATACCCCTGCAGCAGTGGCATCCCGGCAAAAAGAAATGCCCGGCAATATTTGTTGACACAACTCCCTGGCACGGCAACGTAACCATGCCCGCGGGCATTAATCCGATTGCCGTGTTTGACCACCACCATCACGGCAAATATACGGCGCCGGCCGGCATGTTCATTGACATCAAGCCGGCCTTTGGCGCAACGAGCACCCGTTTCTGGGAATGTCTGCGGGCGGCAAATATTCCCATCCCCAAGTGGCTGGCCGCCATCATGGCTTACGCCATCACCACCGAAACTTTTGATTTTATCCGCCACGTTTCGGAACGGGATATCACGGCCTACACCGCCCTTCTCAACCAATGCAGCGTAAGAACTCTGGGACAGATTAAAAACGCGCCCCTTTCGCGCACTTATTACGGCTACCTCGCCGAGGCCGTGTCCAACGCGCAGACTTACGGGCGAGCGGCCTGGACCCATCTGGCGAGCGTGAAACAGCCGGAAATTGTCGCTGAAATAGCCGACCTGTTATTGCGCATGGAACGGATTACGCGGGCCTTCTGCACCGGCTTTACCGACGACCGCCTGGTCGTTTCCGTCCGCAGCAAGACGGCCGGCCTGCATTGCGGCCGTCTGCTGCGCTCCGTGATTGGCAAAAAAAACGGATCGGCGGGCGGGCACGAACAGGCGGCGGCCGGTTTTATGGACATTTCTTCCCTGCCCGCAACGGAACGCATTCAGTTGCGGGATGCGCTTGAGGCTAAAATGCTGGCCAGGCTGGAAGGCCGGATCAGCGCCACCGCCCGGCCTTTGCTTCTGGCGGAAGACCAGGCCGCCCGCTCCGTTTGA